Below is a genomic region from Xylophilus sp. GW821-FHT01B05.
TTCTCGCCCGAGTAGCCCGGCCCTTGCGACAGCTTGTTGAGGTCGGTCTTCTTTGGCCGGACTTCGACGACGAACTGGCTATCGCTCTGGTAGGCGCTGTGCTCCCACTCGCCGCGCGGCTGTATGGTCATGCGCACGCGGTCGCCCACCACGGCGGTCGAAACGGTTTGCACCGGCGTGCCGAAGTCAGCCACGTCGAGCTTGCGCCGCAGCCCCTCGGGCAGCGACGACTTCAGGAAATCGACCACCAGCGCCCCGCCCTGCTGGCGCAGGTCCACGCCGACCTGGTTGCTGGGCAGCGAGACGACGATGCGGCCGGTGGCATCGTCGGTCCGGCGGAAGTCGATGTCGCGCAAGGGCGCAACGTCACTCGAACCGGGTTCGGCAAAGACCGGCGCGCTGGACACGGCGGAGGCCGTGCTGGCTATCGGTGCCAGCGACACCAGCAGCGAGCGCCCCTGGATCTGCGTCGTATAGGTGGTGGCCGCCTTGAGGTTGAGCACCACGCGTGTGCGGTCGCCCGCCTCCACCACCATGGCCGAGCGCAGGTTGCCCTGGTTCAGTTCGACCGACGAGCGTCCCAGGCGATTCGTGGCCCCGGGGAAATCAAGCGCAATGCGCGCTGGCGACTGGATCGCAAAGCCGGCCGGCACGGCGGCCAGGGGCTCGGTGAAATCGATGCGCAGCACGTCGGCACCGCCCTGGGTCGAGCCAGAGATCGATTCGATCGCGCCCTGGGCCTGGGCGGTGAAGGGCAGGAGCAGCAAGGCGCCTGCCAGCGTGATGCCACCCAGCCAGGCCCGTTGCAGGCGTTTGTTCAAAACATTCATCATTTGGCCTTTTCCTGCAACTGCAAGCTCGTCATACGCTCCATCCAGTCACCCGTGGCGTCGGGCACGATTTCTCGCAGCGTCAATTCGGTCTCGGTGATCTTCTGCACCCGCCCATAGTTCTGCCCCAGATGCTCGCCAACCCGCACCTGGTAGAGCAGGTTGTTGGCCCGCACCAGCGCGACCGGCCGCTCGGCCTTGACCATGCTCCCGACCATGGCCATGGCGTCCAGGGGGAAAGCCTCCAGCGGTTCCTTGCGGCGCAGCAGCTCGGGCGCGATCAGCGCCTCGTTGGCCGCGTTGTGCGGCGTGTCGCGGCGCAGGGCCTGCGTCAGCTTCTCAGGGTTGAACGGCTCTGCCGCTGCCTGCTGCACATAGTCTTCCGGCACGAACTGCTTGGGCTCGGCCAGGGGCGTGATCTTGGGGCGGGTCTGGGCCTTCTGCTCTGCCATCCAGGCGCGCAGGTCTTCATCGTCAGACGCACCGCAGCCGGCAAGCAGGCCAGCACACAGCACAGCGGTCATCCACAGGGTTGGCGTCTTCACTTGGCCGCCTTTCCCTTGGCGGTGGCCTTGCGCTGCGCCTCGATTTCGTCGCTGTCCAGGTAGCGGAAGGTGCGTGCCGTGACATCCATGACCAGTTGGCCGTCCTTGTCCTTATCCTTGTCCTTGGCGGGTGCGATGGACAGGTTGTTGAGCGTGACGATGCGCGACAGATGCGCGATATCCGAGGCAAACGCCCCCATGTCGTGGTAGCGGCCGGTCACGCGTACTGTGATCGGCAGTTCGGCGTAGTACTCGCGCACCCGGACGTCGCTGGGGCGGAACAGTTCGAACTGCAGGCTGCGCCCCAGGCCGGCCTGGTTGATGTCGGACAGCAGCGCCGCCATCTCGGCCTTGCTGGGCAGTTGCTTCTCCAACTGCAGCACATATTGCTGAACCTGCTCGCGCTGGCGCTTGAGCGCCTCCAGGTTGACGGCCTTGGCCAGCTTGGCCTGGTAGTCCTGGCGCAAGGTCTGCTCCTGGGCTGCTTCGGTCTCGAGCTCGGTCTGGTAGTCGCTGAGCCAGAAGTACCAGAGCGCTCCGACCACCACAGCCCCCAGCGCGACGCACAGCAGCACGCGCGGCAGGATCGGCCAGAGCGATGGGTCCTTGGGGTTGAGATTGCTGAACTGCCGCTGCAATCGCTGGAACTGCGCCGCCGCATCGAACTTGGGTTGTTTTTTGCTTGCCATGGCCAAGTTCAAGGACGTGCTGCCGTGGCCGCACCAGCGGTTGCCGCCGCCGCTGCGGCCTGCATCTCGCTGGAGCGCAGCAGGTGCACGGAAATGGTGAAATTCGCCACCCGCCGCTGGTCGCGCGGCGAGAGGTTGACGGTGCCGGCCACGATCTCCACCAGTTGCGGCTTGGCAAGCCAGGGCGTGTTGGAGCCCAGGTTGCGCAGCAGCTCGGAGACGCGCTCGTTGGACTGGGCCGAGCCCTTGAGGGTGACGGTCTGTTCCAGCTGCTTCATGTCCGTCAGGTACACGCCGTCGGGCAGTTGCCGCACCAGCTCATTGAGCAGATGCACCTGCAGGTTGCGGTCCGACTGCAGGTCTTCCACGGCCTTTTGCCGTGCCCGCAGCGCCGCGATCTCGGATTCGAGGCTGGCGATTTCCTTGATCTGGGATTCCAGGCGCGTGATCTCGGTCTTCAGGAACTGGTTGCGACCCTGCTGCGCCTCGATCTGCGACTGGTACCAGAGGTAGACCGCGCAGGCGATCAGCGCGCCCAGCAGCATCGAGCCCAACAGGGTCGAGTTGAAGGCGTCGCGGCGCCGCTTGCGTGCCGCCTCGCGGTGCGGCAGCAGGTTGATGAGGATCACTGCAGGAACCTCCGCATCGCCAGGCCGCAGGCCGTCAGGTAGGACGGCGCATCGCGCAGGACCTTCTTGGAGCGCACGCCGGCGCCGACTTCCATCCCGTCGAAGGGGTTGGCCAGGCCGCAGGGAAAGGAACACTGCTGCGTCACCGCCTCGGCCAGGCCGGGCAGCGACGCCGAGCCGCCCGCCAGCAGGATCTTGTCGACGTGGTTGTAGGGCGTGCTGGTGAAGAAGAACTGCAGCGAGCGCCCGATTTCAGCCGCCATGCCGTCCACAAAGGGGCGCAGCACGGCGGTGTCGTAGTCGTCCGGCAGCTCGGCATTGCGCTTCTTGCTTTCCGCCTCCTCGGGCGAGAAGCCGTACTGCCGCACGATGATCTGGGTGAGCTGCCCGCCGCCGAACGCCTGCTCGCGCTCGTACAGCACCTCTTCGTTGCGGATCACCTGCAAGGTGCTGGCAACGCCGCCGACCTTGAACAAGGCCACCATGGCGTTGGCGCCCTGGTTGGGTAGCGCGCCAATCAGCCGATCCGCCGCCAGGCGGGCTGCATAGGATTCGATGTCCAGGATGATCGGCTTCAGGCCGGCGGCTTCGGCCAGGCCCTGGCGGTCCTGCACCTTTTCGCGGCGCGACGCGGCGATCAGCACCTCGACATCGCCGGGCGAGCCGGCGCTCGGACCGATCACGCAGAAATCAAGGCTGACCTCGTCCAGCGAGAACGGAATGTACTGGCTGGCCTCGGACTCGACCTGGACTTCCAGCTCCTGCTCGGACAGGCCGTCGGGCAGGATGATGCGTTTGGTGATCACCGCCGAGGGCGGCAGCGCCATGGCGACATTGCGGGTGCGCGTGCCGCTTTTCTTCACCAGGCGGCGTACCGCCTCGGCCACCTCGTCGAACTTCTCGATGCTGCCGTCGACGATCAGGCCCCGCTCCAGGGGTTCGATGGCGCAGCGCTCAAGGGACCAGCGACCGCTTTTGTCGCGGCCAAGCTCGACCAGCTTGACGCTGGACGAGCTTATGTCGATCCCCAGCAGCGGTGCGGCTTGGCGGTTGAACAGCGACCTCGCAGAGATCAAATCGGCTCCCTGAAATCATTGGAATGGAGGTGCTACAAAAGCTAACACTTCAAAACGAATGCTATCAGCACATTTTCCAAACCACCAAGCCATTGGGAGTCCGACCAACGGTAGGGCGTTGGTAAAACAATACGTTTGCCGCTTACAAGCGAAGTGGTCACACACGCTTGCACTGTGCGCAGGCAGGAAAAGGGACAAGTCAGTCTCGATTTTTATAATGGGGGGTTGTCCCCAACCGAGCCCCCATGCCTTCTTCCTCCAAATCGACGGATACCCCCAAGGACCGCAAGCTCGTTTCACTGCGTCCGGCGGGCGGGCTGACCTGGGTGCTGCGCGCGCTGCTGGCCCTCGCGGGGCTGGCCGTGGCCGGGGCCGTGGCGCTGCTGCTGGTGATCGCGGTCGCGCTGGCCGTGGCCTATCCCAACCTGCCGGATATCTCTGACCTGGCGGACTACCGGCCCAAGCTGCCGCTGCGCGTGTTCTCTACCGAAGGCGCGCTGCTGGGTGAGTTCGGTGAAGAGCGCCGCAACCTGACGCCGGTGGGCGACATCCCCAAAGCCATGAAGGATGCGGTGCTGGCCGCCGAAGACAGCAGCTTCTACAGCCACGGCGGCGTGGACTACAAGGGCATGGTGCGCGCCGCGCTGGCCAACCTGAACCGCGCCAAGAGCCAGGGGGCGTCGACCATCACCATGCAGGTGGCGCGCAATGTCTACCTGTCGTCCGAGAAGACCTTCACCCGCAAGATCTACGAGATTCTGCTGACCTTCAAGCTCGAGCACCTGCTCTCGAAGGACCAGATCCTGGAGATCTACATGAACCAGATCTACCTGGGCAACCGGGCCTACGGCTTTGCCGCGGCGTCCGAGGCCTACTTTGGCAAGCCGCTGAAGAACATCACCATTGCCGAAGCCGCCATGCTGGCCGGCCTGCCCAAGGCCCCCACCGCCAACAACCCGGTCAACAACCCGCGCCGGGCCCGTGCGCGCCAGCTCTACATCATCGACCGGATGGAAGAAACCGGCTTCATCACGCGCGTGGAAGCCGACGCCGCCCGCAAGGAAGAGCTGAAGATCCGCAGCGGCCCCGACGCCGGCCGGGTGCATGCCGAGTACATCGCCGAGATGGTGCGCCAGCTGATCTTTACCCAGTACGGCAACGACGCCTACACACGCGGCCTGAATGTCTACACCACCGTCAGCGCGGGCGACCAGGATGCGGCCTATCGCTCGCTGCGCAAGGGCCTGATGGACTACGAGCGGCGCCAGATCTACCGCGGCCCGGAAGAGTTCGTGGACCTGCCGCGCGACCCCAAGGAGCTGGAAGAAGCCGTGGGCGACGCGCTGAGCGACCACCCCGACAACGGCGACGTGCTGGCCGCCGTGGTGCTGTCGGCTGACCCGAAGAAGATCGTTGCCCTGCGGCCCAACGGCGACCACATCGAGATCACCGGCGAGGGCCTGCGCCCGGCGCAGTCGGGCCTGAGCCCCAAGGCCGCGCCCAATATCCGCCTGCGCCCCGGCGCGGTGATCCGCGTGGTGAAGACGCCCAAGGACAGCTGGGAGATCACCCAGATCCCCGAGGTGGAAGGTGCCTTCATTGCGCTCGACCCGCGCAATGGCGCCGTGCGCGCGCTGGTGGGTGGCTTCGACTTCGGCAAGAACAAGTTCAACCACGTGACCCAGGCCTGGCGCCAGCCGGGCTCCAGCTTCAAGCCCTTCATCTATTCGGCCGCGCTGGAGAAGGGCTTCACCCCGGCCACCGTGATCAATGACGGCCCGCTGTTCTTCGACGCCGGCACCACCGGCGGCCAGCCCTGGGAGCCAAAGAACTACGGCGGCGGCTTCGACGGCCCGATGTCCATGCGCCGCGCGCTGGAGAAATCCAAGAACATGGTGTCCATCCGTATCCTGCAATCGATCGGCACCAAGTACGCGCAGGACTGGATCACGCGCTTTGGCTTCGACGCCGACAAGCACCCGGCCTACCTGCCGATGGCGCTGGGCGCGGGCTCGGTCACGCCGATGCAGATGGCCTCGGCCTATGCCGTTTTTGCCAACGGCGGCCACCGCGTCAATCCCTGGCTGATCGCCAAGGTCACCGACCAGAAGGGCCGTGTACTGCTGGAGACCACGCCGCCGGTGCTCGACCGGACGAACCAGACCATAGACCCGCGCAACGCCTACATCATGGACAGCCTGCTGCAGAGCGTGGCGCGCTCGGGCACCGCGGCACGCGCCCAGCAGATGCTCAAGCGCCCCGACATCTACGGCAAGACCGGCACCACCAACGACTCGATGGACGCCTGGTTCGCCGGCTTCCAGCCGACGCTCGCGGCCATCACCTGGATCGGCTACGACACGCCGCGCAGCCTGGGCGACCGCGAAACCGGCGGCGGCCTGAGCCTGCCGGTGTGGGTCAGCTTCATGGACTACGCGCTCAAGGGCGTGCCGGTGGCCGAGATCACCGCGCCCTCGGGCGTGGTGAACGTGGGTGGCGAGTGGTTCTACGAGGAATACGCGCGCAATGGCGGCATTCCAAGCCTGGGCGCCGACACGACGGCCGGCGCCGCCGGGGCGGATGTGGGCGCACAGCAAGCCCCCCCGGCAGCCGAAGAGCGCAACCGCATCCTCGATCTGTTCAAGAACTGAACTCAGCCCGCGAAGGACAGGGACAGGCCCGACTGGGCGCTGGTTTCGCGGGTGAGGATGGCGCGCAGTTCGCCCTGGCCCTTGGTGTCTTGCCAGGCGCTGCCGTCCCACTTGAAGTGGTAGCCGCCGGAGCGCGCGGCCAGCCACAGCTCATGCAGCGGTTTTTGCATGTTCAGCACGATCTGGCTGCGATTGGGGAAGGTCAGGGTCACCATGCCGCCCACGCGCTGGCTGTCGAGGTCCGCATCGGTCTCGTCGTTGATGCGGTCACAGCTTTCCTCCACGCTCTGGAGCAGTTGCTCGGCAAGGTCGAGGAATTCGAGGTCGGTCATACAATTTGCGGATGTTGAAAGTCCCCGGAATTCTAGTGAGAGCCTTTGTCCTTGCAGGCAGCGCGGCGGTATTGGCCGCCTGCGGGCAGAAAGGGCCGCTGATGCTTCCGACCGGGCCGCTGGCTGCGGGGCGTGCCACCTTGCCGCAAAC
It encodes:
- a CDS encoding type 4a pilus biogenesis protein PilO: MASKKQPKFDAAAQFQRLQRQFSNLNPKDPSLWPILPRVLLCVALGAVVVGALWYFWLSDYQTELETEAAQEQTLRQDYQAKLAKAVNLEALKRQREQVQQYVLQLEKQLPSKAEMAALLSDINQAGLGRSLQFELFRPSDVRVREYYAELPITVRVTGRYHDMGAFASDIAHLSRIVTLNNLSIAPAKDKDKDKDGQLVMDVTARTFRYLDSDEIEAQRKATAKGKAAK
- a CDS encoding pilus assembly protein PilM; translated protein: MISARSLFNRQAAPLLGIDISSSSVKLVELGRDKSGRWSLERCAIEPLERGLIVDGSIEKFDEVAEAVRRLVKKSGTRTRNVAMALPPSAVITKRIILPDGLSEQELEVQVESEASQYIPFSLDEVSLDFCVIGPSAGSPGDVEVLIAASRREKVQDRQGLAEAAGLKPIILDIESYAARLAADRLIGALPNQGANAMVALFKVGGVASTLQVIRNEEVLYEREQAFGGGQLTQIIVRQYGFSPEEAESKKRNAELPDDYDTAVLRPFVDGMAAEIGRSLQFFFTSTPYNHVDKILLAGGSASLPGLAEAVTQQCSFPCGLANPFDGMEVGAGVRSKKVLRDAPSYLTACGLAMRRFLQ
- a CDS encoding penicillin-binding protein 1A codes for the protein MTWVLRALLALAGLAVAGAVALLLVIAVALAVAYPNLPDISDLADYRPKLPLRVFSTEGALLGEFGEERRNLTPVGDIPKAMKDAVLAAEDSSFYSHGGVDYKGMVRAALANLNRAKSQGASTITMQVARNVYLSSEKTFTRKIYEILLTFKLEHLLSKDQILEIYMNQIYLGNRAYGFAAASEAYFGKPLKNITIAEAAMLAGLPKAPTANNPVNNPRRARARQLYIIDRMEETGFITRVEADAARKEELKIRSGPDAGRVHAEYIAEMVRQLIFTQYGNDAYTRGLNVYTTVSAGDQDAAYRSLRKGLMDYERRQIYRGPEEFVDLPRDPKELEEAVGDALSDHPDNGDVLAAVVLSADPKKIVALRPNGDHIEITGEGLRPAQSGLSPKAAPNIRLRPGAVIRVVKTPKDSWEITQIPEVEGAFIALDPRNGAVRALVGGFDFGKNKFNHVTQAWRQPGSSFKPFIYSAALEKGFTPATVINDGPLFFDAGTTGGQPWEPKNYGGGFDGPMSMRRALEKSKNMVSIRILQSIGTKYAQDWITRFGFDADKHPAYLPMALGAGSVTPMQMASAYAVFANGGHRVNPWLIAKVTDQKGRVLLETTPPVLDRTNQTIDPRNAYIMDSLLQSVARSGTAARAQQMLKRPDIYGKTGTTNDSMDAWFAGFQPTLAAITWIGYDTPRSLGDRETGGGLSLPVWVSFMDYALKGVPVAEITAPSGVVNVGGEWFYEEYARNGGIPSLGADTTAGAAGADVGAQQAPPAAEERNRILDLFKN
- the cyaY gene encoding iron donor protein CyaY, whose protein sequence is MTDLEFLDLAEQLLQSVEESCDRINDETDADLDSQRVGGMVTLTFPNRSQIVLNMQKPLHELWLAARSGGYHFKWDGSAWQDTKGQGELRAILTRETSAQSGLSLSFAG
- a CDS encoding PilN domain-containing protein; amino-acid sequence: MILINLLPHREAARKRRRDAFNSTLLGSMLLGALIACAVYLWYQSQIEAQQGRNQFLKTEITRLESQIKEIASLESEIAALRARQKAVEDLQSDRNLQVHLLNELVRQLPDGVYLTDMKQLEQTVTLKGSAQSNERVSELLRNLGSNTPWLAKPQLVEIVAGTVNLSPRDQRRVANFTISVHLLRSSEMQAAAAAATAGAATAARP
- a CDS encoding pilus assembly protein PilP, which produces MTAVLCAGLLAGCGASDDEDLRAWMAEQKAQTRPKITPLAEPKQFVPEDYVQQAAAEPFNPEKLTQALRRDTPHNAANEALIAPELLRRKEPLEAFPLDAMAMVGSMVKAERPVALVRANNLLYQVRVGEHLGQNYGRVQKITETELTLREIVPDATGDWMERMTSLQLQEKAK